From Lycium ferocissimum isolate CSIRO_LF1 chromosome 12, AGI_CSIRO_Lferr_CH_V1, whole genome shotgun sequence, one genomic window encodes:
- the LOC132041114 gene encoding uncharacterized protein LOC132041114: MASSRDADPSLGYLTRKETEVKLPRPTRVKNKTPAPIQITAEQILREARERQESEIRPPKQKITDPTELADYRLRKRKEFESLISRVRWNKSVWVKYAKWEESQKDFKRARSVWERALEVDYRDHTMWLKYADVEMKNKFVNYARNVWDRAVTLLPRVDQLWYKYIHMEEMLGNVAGARQIFERWMTWMPDQQGWLSYIKFELRYNEVERAREIFERFVKCHPRVGAWIRFAKFEMKNGEIGRARGCYERAVDKLADDEEAETLFVAFAEFEEKCKETERARCIYKFALDHIPKGRAEDLYRKFVAFEKQYGDREGIEDAIVGKRRFQYEDEVRKNPRNYDTWFDYIRLEESVGNKERIREVYERAIANVPPAEEKRYWQRYIYLWINYALYEELDAQDMERTRDVYRECLKLIPHQKFSFAKIWLLAAQFEIRQLRLKEARLLLGEAIGRAPKDKIFKKYIEIELHFGNIDRCRKLYEKYLEWSPENCYAWSKFAELERSLYETERARAIFELAIDQPALDMPELLWKAYIDFEISEGEFERTRALYERLLDRTKHLKVWISFAKFEASAMDSEVEEDIEQKKNCLQRARDVFERAVSYFRNSAPELKEERAMLLEEWLNMESGFGELGDVSLVRAKLPKKLKKRRQIDMEDGPAAYEEYIDYLFPEETQTTNLKILEAAYKWKKQRVASEED; this comes from the exons ATGGCGTCTTCCAGAGATGCAGACCCAAGTTTGGGTTACCTGACCCGTAAAGAAACGGAGGTAAAGCTTCCTAGACCGACACGTGTCAAGAACAAAACCCCTGCACCAATCCAAATAACCGCCGAACAAATCCTACGTGAAGCACGTGAACGTCAAGAATCAGAAATCCGACCACCTAAACAGAAAATTACCGACCCAACTGAACTAGCAGATTATCGTCTCCGTAAACGGAAAGAATTCGAGAGTTTAATTAGTCGTGTTCGTTGGAACAAGAGTGTTTGGGTTAAATATGCTAAGTGGGAAGAATCACAAAAGGATTTCAAGCGCGCGCGTTCTGTCTGGGAACGCGCGCTTGAAGTCGATTATAGAGATCATACAATGTGGTTGAAGTATGCTGATGttgagatgaagaataagtttGTTAATTATGCTAGGAATGTGTGGGACCGGGCTGTTACGTTGTTGCCTAGAGTTGATCAGTTGTGGTataagtatatacatatggagGAGATGTTAGGGAATGTAGCGGGTGCTAGGCAGATTTTCGAGAGGTGGATGACGTGGATGCCAGATCAGCAAGGTTGGTTGAGTTATATTAAGTTTGAGTTGAGGTATAATGAGGTCGAGAGGGCGAGGGAGATTTTCGAGAGGTTTGTTAAGTGTCATCCGAGAGTTGGGGCGTGGATTAGGTTCGCCAAGTTTGAGATGAAGAACGGGGAGATAGGTAGGGCGAGGGGTTGTTATGAACGGGCGGTGGATAAGTTAGCGGACGATGAGGAGGCTGAGACGTTGTTTGTGGCGTTTGCGGAGTTTGAGGAGAAGTGTAAGGAGACGGAGAGGGCGAGGTGTATATATAAGTTTGCATTGGATCATATACCGAAAGGCCGGGCCGAGGATTTGTATAGGAAGTTTGTCGCGTTCGAGAAGCAGTATGGTGATAGGGAAGGTATCGAGGATGCTATAGTTGGGAAAAGGAGGTTTCAGTATGAGGATGAAGTGAGGAAGAATCCAAGGAACTATGATACGTGGTTTGATTATATTCGGCTTGAAGAGAGTGTTGGGAATAAAGAGAGGATTAGAGAGGTTTATGAGAGAGCTATTGCTAATGTTCCACCTGCTGAAGAGAAGCGGTATTGGCAGcgatacatttacttatg GATTAATTATGCATTATATGAAGAGCTTGATGCACAAGACATGGAAAGGACCAGAGATGTCTACAG GGAGTGTCTTAAGCTGATTCCGCATCAGAAGTTCTCATTTGCAAAGATTTGGTTGTTGGCTGCCCAGTTTGAGATTCGGCAGTTGAGACTCAAGGAGGCGCGGCTTCTACTTGGAGAAGCGATTGGAAGGGCTCCTAAAGACAAG ATATTTAAGAAGTACATTGAGATAGAGCTGCATTTTGGAAACATAGATCGTTGCAGAAAGCTTTATGAGAAGTACTTAGAATGGTCACCAGAAAATTGCTATGCTTGGAGCAAATTCGCTGAGTTAGAGAGGTCCTTGTATGAAACGGAACGAGCCAGAGCTATTTTTGAGCTTGCAATTGATCAACCTGCACTGGATATGCCAGAGTTACTATGGAAG GCTTACATCGACTTCGAGATCTCTGAGGGTGAATTTGAAAGAACAAGAGCACTATATGAAAGACTTCTTGACCGCACGAAACACTTGAAGGTGTGGATCAGTTTTGCGAAGTTTGAGGCCTCGGCTATGGATTCAGAGGTAGAGGAAGATATTGAACAGAAAAAGAACTGCCTGCAACGTGCCAGAG atgTTTTCGAGAGGGCCGTTTCTTACTTCAGAAATTCGGCACCTGAACTGAAAGAAGAAAGAGCAATGCTTCTCGAAGAATGGCTAAATATGGAAAGCGGTTTTGGTGAGCTTGGGGATGTCagtttagtccgtgccaaactACCAAAGAAACTGAAGAAGAGAAGGCAAATAGACATGGAAGATGGTCCTGCAGC GTACGAGGAGTACATTGATTATCTGTTCCCTGAGGAAACACAAACTACCAATCTTAAGATCTTGGAAGCTGCTTATAAATGGAAGAAGCAACGGGTTGCATCGGAGGAGGATTAG
- the LOC132040393 gene encoding COP1-interactive protein 1-like yields MEAEMAKNRWKGSMKAFQSHIDPEKEEQLKRIKIEIENKVKRIIKLSKSISKGSRDGNLRRRSELIQLVDDFHKQYQSLYAMYENLRGEVKYNLCAKIGDDAASSSSSVSDSEAYHSPWQFAGEGSSYFLNTANLESANLDLDSLPDSPISSGQEPESRDFFKDPNNQGKEIENIMKESAWLKEKVTEKEEELLSLTKKYEVHESERLDEIKRLEDQIAMMKPELENSYVLKKELEEQIMCKSNEVKQLEKGNSGLQAHVQELEAAFQEKEDQFSNLLTKFEENQTNSKSRIDDLMARANCLQQELDSLHTERNVQIEILKEKLTSATLVEKETLKDNEDLKVRVKDLKLEEDSLCSQKNDLEKQIRDINREVYRSQLEKEELTDRKKELETILLEKKHELSALQEKHEAYTNDMSNQNSSLAARINTLQQQLRTGETEKIQLQSQLEKQKHESSQSLIQMEKKNNELTMKVTDQEKSLRENEDIIKKLNEEHKQMKIRLEDSKSNLQNAERKIEEMTEELRKKFEDGLRILSRRIRVAEQMHLENKEWYQKTRDSYEKENNDLKEKNAKLQVGVRGIKDITLTANDTLASLDTVALKFEECTAHFFNRISKVSCELKFVKDWVMRKNKAIVHVQDDLDCLLRQLDDKEAEILVYREKVWKSDNKVRELEKLIKDKDDGMLALKEEKREAIRQLCIWIDYHRSRSDYYQKSLSVFGSRRNL; encoded by the exons ATGGAAGCAGAGATGGCGAAAAATCGTTGGAAGGGTTCCATGAAGGCTTTTCAGAGTCATATTGATCctgaaaaagaagaacaattgAAACGCATAAAAATAG AGATTGAAAACAAggtaaaaaggattataaaGCTGAGCAAGAGTATAAGCAAAGGAAGTAGAGATGGGAACTTAAGGAGGAGATCAGAACTTATCCAACTTGTTGATGATTTCCACAAACAATACCAGTCCCTCTATGCTATGTATGAAAATCTCAGaggagaagtaaaatataacctTTGTGCCAAAATCGGGGATGACGCtgcatcttcatcttcttcagtTTCAGATTCTGAAGCATATCATTCCCCATGGCAGTTCGCTGGTGAAGGCAGCTCATACTTTTTGAATACAGCAAATCTGGAAAGTGcaaatttggatttggattcaTTACCTGATTCACCAATATCTTCTGGCCAAGAACCAGAATCTAGAGATTTTTTCAAGGACCCGAACAATCAAGGCAAAGAGATAgaaaatatcatgaaagaatCTGCCTGGTTAAAGGAAAAAGtaacagaaaaagaagaagaactcTTGTCTCTTACCAAGAAATACGAGGTTCACGAGAGTGAGAGATTAGATGAGATAAAGAGGTTAGAAGATCAAATTGCTATGATGAAGCCTGAGCTAGAAAACTCATATGTACTGAAGAAAGAACTTGAGGAGCAGATTATGTGCAAGTCGAATGAAGTTAAACAACTGGAAAAAGGCAATTCAGGGTTGCAAGCTCATGTCCAAGAATTGGAAGCAGcatttcaagagaaagaagatcAATTTTCTAATCTTCTTACAAAATTTGAGGAAAATCAGACCAACTCGAAGTCTAGAATTGATGATCTAATGGCACGGGCAAATTGTCTGCAGCAAGAGTTGGACTCTTTACATACTGAAAGGAATGTCCagattgaaattttgaaggagAAACTAACAAGCGCAACTTTGGTTGAGAAGGAGACATTAAAAGATAATGAAGACCTAAAAGTACGTGTAAAAGACTTAAAATTGGAGGAAGACTCGCTCTGCAGCCAAAAGAATGACTTGGAAAAACAGATAAGGGATATAAACAGAGAAGTTTATCGTTCACAGTTAGAAAAAGAGGAGCTAACTGATAGAAAGAAAGAGTTGGAAACCATACTATTAGAGAAGAAACACGAGTTATCAGCTCTTCAAGAAAAACATGAGGCCTACACAAATGATATGTCCAATCAGAATTCATCTCTGGCAGCACGAATTAACACTCTTCAGCAGCAGCTACGAACTGGGGAAACTGAAAAAATTCAATTGCAATCGCAGCTTGAGAAACAGAAACACGAGTCTTCCCAGAGCCTTATTCagatggaaaagaaaaacaacGAATTGACCATGAAGGTCACAGATCAGGAGAAGTCACTAAGAGAAAACGAAGATATTATAAAAAAGTTGAACGAGGAAcataaacaaatgaaaatcaGGTTAGAAGATTCCAAATCAAATTTGCAAAATGCTGAAAGGAAAATAGAAGAAATGACAGAAGAACTGCGAAAGAAGTTTGAAGACGGTTTGAGAATCTTGAGCAGGAGAATCCGTGTGGCAGAACAAATGCACCTTGAGAACAAAGAGTGGTATCAGAAAACAAGAGACTCGTACGAGAAAGAAAATAATGATCTAAAAGAGAAAAACGCAAAGTTACAAGTTGGAGTTAGGGGTATTAAGGATATAACACTGACAGCAAACGACACGCTTGCTTCACTAGACACAGTGGCACTAAAATTTGAGGAGTGCACTGCTCATTTCTTTAATCGAATATCCAAGGTTTCTTGTGAGCTGAAATTTGTAAAAGATTGGGTTATGAGGAAAAATAAAGCAATAGTACATGTACAAGACGATCTAGATTGCTTACTTAGACAGTTGGACGACAAGGAAGCCGAGATATTAGTGTACAGAGAGAAAGTTTGGAAATCAGACAATAAGGTTAGAGAGTTGGAGAAATTGATCAAGGACAAGGATGATGGGATGTTGGCTCTCAAGGAGGAAAAAAGGGAAGCCATTCGACAATTATGTATCTGGATTGATTACCATCGAAGTCGCTCTGATTATTACCAAAAATCACT